The DNA segment GCTCACTCGATGACGGAATGGTTCGACGCCACTCAGCGCCTCCAGCATATGCATATTTATATTGCGACGCCTAACGAGAGGGGTTTTGTTGCATTCGACTCGATAACATGACCATGACCGGCGTGTTAACGTCAGCTGCTCCAAGAAAACTTGGCGGTATAACACCTCGTGCCCATATGCAGCAGGATAACTTTGGAAGCTCCGTCGTTGTAAGACATCTCGCCGTGTGATACCCTGAATACGAGAATGACCCAGATACGTGGGAGGGGAAAGCAGGCAATGCAATTTGTCGTTCATGTCCGTGTGGTTTGCATAAAAAAGGTACAGTGATTTCTCATGCACGGATGTCGGTGTGTTTTTGCAAGTCAAGTCTGGACCAGAACTGCGTGGTACCTAATTGGTTTAATTTATCGTCTTTGCAGTTTCTTCAACATCCAACACGCTGAGATAGATGACGTCTGTAGAAGCTGTCGCTAGGCTTTGTGCCTGCATTAGCAGATCATGGTGCGTTTTTCTCAAGACAGACTAGTCCCGATTACTGGCGCAAGTGGTGGCGACAGGTAGGAGGTGGCGCTTAGTGGTTATTCGGCTCGCTTTGGCAATCTCAAGGGTTCGAAGCGCAGGCGTAGGAGTTTTATGAGCTCTAGAGATGCTTCCAGATGCTTTGGTCCGCGTGGAGATCGCATGGCATCCAAAGTATCCACCCAAGTTACCGGTATAACATCGTTGCGAGGGGTAAAAGTACCCTTTCACAATTTAGTTTGCGGGAACGATCAGAGAATCAACGTAAATGTTTAAAGTTCGATTGACTCATCAGTACCTGTTTGTAACCTCTTGGGTTGTATCAGATAAGGGGGGCAAAGTCCAACATAGCGATGGTGACATGGAGGATTGCGGTGGAAATTCGGCGGATCCACGGGAAGATCTCAGGATTGCGAGATTCTCAGGATGTCCTGCTCAAGCGCTGCGGTAAATAAGTAGGGAGGATCTGCTTGGCAGGCTCGCAGGGCGGTGTGTCACCATGTTCCTGCATATTACGTTGCTCGTCGGTGCTCTTTCTCGTTTTGAGGAGCAAGAGAGCCATGGGACAGTGAAACATAGCACAGCACAGCATCCGTCAacatccaaccccaactATCTGGGCGCCAACACAGTGATGTCCAACGACGCGGGCATGTAATTCAGGACGATATCATTGTGTTTGCAAATGCAACCTAGCTCAAACGTGTGTGATAACTGCATACGATCTTGGTACCCAGGGTCCGCTTTATCACTTATCCCAATCcgttctcttcctctgttAAAACACTCATGAGCGAGCTCCGCTCCCTTAGAATTCACCCGGCCCAGGACCAAAGTGTGTACCAGACGGCACTGCCTTCCAAGGTGTTCCCTTGGCGTCCATCGTGTTCGAGCCGACGGTATTGCCCCACCAATCGAAAGTGATGTTGTGGTAActcaaagcgaagaagatgatgatcgtGGCTAAAGCTGTTCCGGTGTCCATGGCGGCTTGTGTGAGGTCTATAAATGATCTCAGCATCAGAACGTGTCTGGAGAACTTGAAAGGCTAATGAGGAGCAGCACTCACAGTTGTATCTCTTCCACCAATCGAAAGCCCTCTTTCTGATGAGATAGTTGAACAGGAATCCGAAGATGAACCATAGGGAGTATTGGGCTGTCACGAATCCCCATGAGCAATCTTCTCTGCGTCACGCTACTTCGAACATAGGCACTCACTGGTATTGGCAGGAGGAATGTTACCCGCAGCATTGAAGAAGATAGGCACATTAATGTACTTGATCCAGCTGTTGGGGTATCTTCGATAGACCAACCAGACGAGAACAGTGACCACGGGCTGTGACACCATCGTCAGGTCCTTTCCTCTATGTCAAAGGACTGCGCACTCACCCCGATCAGGAAGAAATACATCAAAGCGTTGTAAGTCTGCCCGCTCTGGAACATCCTCTGAGGACCGATAGTCCCCCAGATGATCGAAGCGTTGTATACGACTTTAGCGCCCGCGCAGGTGAACCGGTTTTTGTTGGTGGGTGAGCACAGGTCTTGGATGTTACCGATCATCCATCGAAGGACTGTGGAGTGGGACCATGAGGTCAGCAGTGCGTTAGCTCTCAagtgaggagaagatgactcaccaccTGTTTGTACCGCGGCTGCCAAGACGGTCGAGTAGATCTgggcgaagaagagagtgCGTGGTGGCACTTTCTGCAACATGTTACCGCCGATCAGCAAAGAACACTAAGTGCAACACTCGACTCACCATGTATTGACCCAGCTTCAGGTCCTGAGCAAAGTCCATCCCATGTTTGACGGTGTTATAACCATACATCTTGACCATCATATTCGCGATGGGTTTACCAGGCCAGATGTACCCTGCGATCAGCTCcgtgatgatgttgaggaagaCTGACACATATCACACCATCAGTCTCGGCCGTCTCCTCTCATCCGTACCAATACTCCGCACTCACTCCTCTGATTCGTCGTGCCCTCCAAGATACCCTCAGGGATAATCAAGGTAACGCCCATCCCAAAACAAATAAAGATGAACCCCCAAACAGGCAGCCCCGTATCCCAATACTTCGTCGTGAATATCCCCAACCCCAAAATCACCAGCGTCAAAGCGCCGTACCACCAATCCGGTACTTCCTTGTAACGGGCCATCAACCGCTTATGGATATCCTCGCCTCCATGTTTGGCATCTTTAAACCGAGCTACGATTTCTTTCCCATTATACAAAATCGTATATACCACCACGGCAGTGACAGCGGCGAAGGATAATCCGTAAGTGAGGGAGTATGACATGCTGACGTACATTGGGGAATACTCTTTGTACTTGTCGAGTTGGAAATCCAGGGTGAGCTTGTTGACTACTCGAGAGACGTTGTATGTTTTCCCCGTGTTGTCGAATGTGCTGGAGGAGAGCAGGGGGAGGCTAAGTCATGGGTCGGCTGTgagctcatctcatcttacaTTTACAAATGCTTTTCACTCACTGCGCACTCTGCCAGACGTTGGAGTAGTACAAGATCGGCGATAGGAACAGGTAAAAGATGACGATTGTCGCGTAGGCGTTACAAGAGATGTAGAATGGGGTGGTGAGGGGTGAAGCGGGTGAGAAAGCATAGGTGATTTGAGTCCAATCGAAACTGATGGGCAGTAGTCCCAACCCCGAGCTCATCTGGACACGGAAGGCAAATTAGCACCGACTCTCTCTCTTACACATCGCGTCGAcacccccactcaccccgAAAATCGCATTAACTTTCTGATTGTTCGGTGCGATCCAAGTGATGAATGCGAAAGTACTCAACGACGTCCAAATATAATCGGGGAACCAATACCACGTAAACGCTCCGAgggtcaagaagatgaaataCTTGTATCGGGTGATAGTCCATCCGTTTGCCGGTGAATGGTCTTGTTCCTCGTGCAGTGCTCGTAATAACACCGTTGAAGGTAATGACGAGGGCCAGATCAATGCGGCAGGGTAGACAAGCCACCTTCTTGATAGACCTGCCAAGCCGAACCCAAGTGCTTGGGTGGTTAACAGgtataagaaggagaagccCGCTCCGTAGTCCCTGTTCCAGTACACCGGGCTGATAATCGCCACGAGCGAGCCCATGGCATAGGCCGTTCCAGCTGTGAGATTGACGCAGATCGCGACGAGCGAATGTTCTTTGATGGACCATTTCCCGGGGTTAACGTCGAAAGACAGCGGTCCAAGAGGAACTCGCCATCTGGGAAGCTTCTCCCAGGCTTTTCCGATGGGGTGGACCAATAATTGAGCGACGACATACCCGAGGGAAAGAGATGGCTGGGCCAAAGCGCGTTGTAAGCATTAATATCCCCTTGTATCTGCACAGATATACCTACATATCTCAACCCGAAGAATTGGTTGACACCTGAGAAGAGAATCACAAAAACAGTGACGAGGATCCAAGCTCGGACGGCTGGTTTTGTCGAATCAGCAAGTGCTAATACCTGGAGTTTGCTGTCACTCACTGTTGCACAGAGCCTCTGTGTCATCCCAATTGGGTACACACGCAGCTACTTCGGGGACTGTGTATCATCCGACACTTAGCTTGAATTAGGATAGGCAAGTGAAACCAACCTACAAGGCGACTGATCCCCCTCCACTTTCACCGTGAACGCCCTATCCGGGGTAagctcctccttctccagaATCGCCACGTTCGCAGCATTCACATCTTTATCGGATGAAGCAGAGGCCTTTTCAAGATCCCTCTCCTTGTAGTCTTCTGcgggtgatggtggtgtcGTGGATTCAGTAGAAGACACCGGGCCGATGGCTGAGGGTCGACTGGATCGGCGCTGTACATCTGCCATGTTGGGCCAATTTCAAGTGCTACACTGGTATGATGAATATGAGATGTGCTTCCTGGGCGTGAGAAATCCGCAAcgatcttcatcccatcttgatATAAGTATCATGCGGCCTATCCCAATTTGCTGCTAATTTGAGATAAGCAGCCCAAAAATCGTAGCGCAATCATTAGCAAATCTTCCGCCATCGATAAGAGGAACGAAACGGGTTTTACCACGTTgtcacatcacatcacagATAGCAAATTGGTCCAAGATGGTATGTACTTGAGGAGACAATAATGCAGCCACCGAGCTATTTTTGAACTTCCAAGCTAAACTTGAGAACCGATGACATAAGAGGCGATTCGCAGCCGTAAGTTAAAACAAGATTCGAGGAACTTGAACCTGGACTAACGGTTGTATCCGATGATGGCGTGATAAGGATTTGGGCCGCTGGTTTTATTCAGTTATCTGAACACACTGCATAACGAAAGTCTCCTCTCTCAGCTTTCATGTACAGTACTATAAACCGAGTGGGCCTGTTTCAAGCGACGCAAAGtgatcacatcatatcatttTATGAGACCCGCGCTCCTGGTTGGGCGATATGGCTAAGTGTACCCACATGACCACCGAACAAGTTGCGACAAGCAGTCCTCTGCACCTCTCGCAACATCTAAAAGGGGACAGGTATGTAACGACTGTGTGTATATGCATATCATAGTGCTGGTAACTGTATATGCAAGCAACACCAACTATAGAGCGAAACTGCATCATCTCGtcactcctcatccctcagATGCTCCTCACTACCCCAAGCCTCGAGTCTTCCCCTCGGGACCAgccccatcccctcctccccatcttcccaccACACTCTGAGTATCGCCACACCAGTATTCCCCACCTGCTTgccctcctccccctcaaacGAGATATGTTCAGGTACGTGCAGGTCGATCGGcg comes from the Kwoniella bestiolae CBS 10118 chromosome 2, complete sequence genome and includes:
- a CDS encoding OPT family small oligopeptide transporter — protein: MADVQRRSSRPSAIGPVSSTESTTPPSPAEDYKERDLEKASASSDKDVNAANVAILEKEELTPDRAFTVKVEGDQSPFPEVAACVPNWDDTEALCNTVRAWILVTVFVILFSGVNQFFGLRYPSLSLGYVVAQLLVHPIGKAWEKLPRWRVPLGPLSFDVNPGKWSIKEHSLVAICVNLTAGTAYAMGSLVAIISPVYWNRDYGAGFSFLYLLTTQALGFGLAGLSRRWLVYPAALIWPSSLPSTVLLRALHEEQDHSPANGWTITRYKYFIFLTLGAFTWYWFPDYIWTSLSTFAFITWIAPNNQKVNAIFGMSSGLGLLPISFDWTQITYAFSPASPLTTPFYISCNAYATIVIFYLFLSPILYYSNVWQSAHLPLLSSSTFDNTGKTYNVSRVVNKLTLDFQLDKYKEYSPMYVSMSYSLTYGLSFAAVTAVVVYTILYNGKEIVARFKDAKHGGEDIHKRLMARYKEVPDWWYGALTLVILGLGIFTTKYWDTGLPVWGFIFICFGMGVTLIIPEGILEGTTNQRIFLNIITELIAGYIWPGKPIANMMVKMYGYNTVKHGMDFAQDLKLGQYMKVPPRTLFFAQIYSTVLAAAVQTGVLRWMIGNIQDLCSPTNKNRFTCAGAKVVYNASIIWGTIGPQRMFQSGQTYNALMYFFLIGPVVTVLVWLVYRRYPNSWIKYINVPIFFNAAGNIPPANTTQYSLWFIFGFLFNYLIRKRAFDWWKRYNYLTQAAMDTGTALATIIIFFALSYHNITFDWWGNTVGSNTMDAKGTPWKAVPSGTHFGPGPGEF